TGATACGCTCGGTCATTCCGCCGGTGATTATGTGATAAAGGCTGTTACAAAACGCATATCATCTCTTCTCAAAGAAGGTGAAATTATGTCGCGTATAGGGGGAGATGAATTTCTTTTGCTTCTGCCTAATACGAATCGTGAAACAGCAAACAAACTTGTACAAGCTATCCAGAAAAAATTAGAGAAACCTTTTATTTACGAAGGCAATGAACTATTTATTACGTCAAGTATAGGAATAAGCATGTATCCGCTAGATAGCAATAATATAGAGAATCTCATTAAACATGCTGATATGGCTATGTACCGTGCCAAAGAAAATGGAAGAAATAATTATCAGTTCTATACACATGATATGAATGATCTTATTCAAAAGAGAGCATTTTTGGAAAAAGGCATGCGCCAGGCATTAGAGCGAGATGAATTTACTTTGTTCTACCAGCCTAAGGTTGACTTGAAAACAGGGGTCATAACGGGAAATGAAGCTCTGATTCGATGGCCTCATCCGCAAATAGGAATGATTTCTCCTTTAGAATTTATTCCGTTAGCTGAAGAAACGGGTTTAATCGCGCCGATTGGGGAATGGGTGCTGCGTACTGCTTGTAAACAAACTCGAGAATGGCAGAAATCTGGACTGCATGAAATAGGTATATCCGTGAATCTTTCTCCTCAGCAGTTTCAACAAGCTAACTTAGTTGATCTTGTGAAAGAAGTATTGGATGAAACGGACCTGGATCCAAAGTATTTGGAGATTGAAATTACGGAAGGCATTGCCATGTACAACGAACAATATGTAATTGATAAGCTCCATGCTTTGAAAAATTTAGGTGTGAAAATTGCGATAGATGATTTTGGGACAGGGTACTCTTCGTTAAGCTACCTGAATAAGTTTCCGTTCCATACCTTAAAGATCGACAAATCTTTTGCGAACGATATAGAAGATGCTTCTGTGGATACTAAACTTATTACAACCATTATAGCTATGGGTCATAATTTACATGTTAAGGTTATTGCAGAAGGGATAGAGACAGATGAACAGCTTAAATTCCTCCAGCAACAAGAATGCCATGAGGTACAGGGATACTTATTTAGTAAGCCTTTGTCAGTTGAGGAGTTTAACAAGAGATTTAAAGAAATTCAAGAAGTGGCATTTATGAAAATCAATAACACACATAAGTGATTTTTAAAAGATAGGATAAGAAAATAATTTCCCTATCCAATAAAAGGAAAGGTAATAAAATTAGTGAGATTCAGTGCTTAAATGAATAGATCGAACGAAGGAGGGGGAAACTTTGATTTTGCTAACAAGAAAAGTAGAATTTTCAGCAGCTCATAGTTATCATGTTCCCGCTTGGGATGAGAAGAAAAATAAAGAAGTTTTTGGACTGTGCAATAACCCCAATGGCCATGGCCATGATTACACGTTAGAAGTTACTGTAAAAGGAAACCTTAATCCTAAATCAGGAATTGTTGTGAACATTACAGATATTGACCGTATCGTTAAAGGGGTAGTTTTAGAAGAATTAGATGGGAAATTCCTCAATCGGGAGCATTCTTTTTTTAAAGAGCAAATTCCTACAACAGAAAATATTGTGTCTTATCTGTGGAATGAACTACGTGGAAAGTTTGATGAGTGTGAACTCCAAAGTATAAAACTACATGAAAATCCATTTTTGTTTTCTCAAAAGGAGGAAAAGTCAATGATTCAATTAACGAGAAAATTTCACTTTTCGGCTGCGCATAGATTACACAGTGATCAGCTATCCGATGAGGAAAATAAAATGATTTTTGGGAAATGTAATAACCCTCATGGACATGGCCATAACTATATTCTTGAAGTAACGGTGGAGGGAGAAGCTGATCCTGTAACAGGGATGATCATCAATTTAGCAGAGCTCGATGAAATTGTTGATCAGAAAATTCTTCAGAAATTTGATCACAAGCATCTCAATTTGGATACAGAAGAATTCAGAGGGTTAAATCCAACTGCCGAGGTTATGACGGTTGTTTTTTGGGAACTGCTTCAGCCGTCTCTGCCAAGTTTGTCCAAAATAGGACTTTGGGAGACTGCAAAAAATTATTTTGAATACCATGGTCCGGAAAAAAAAGTAAAAAACAATATTTACTAAAGATGAACAAGAAAAAACATGGATCCAGAAAAGGATCCATGTTTTTGTTTATCCAAGCGTCAGTGATTTCTGCTGTTCGGCTGTTTTGCTTTTTGAGCTGCCGCCCATTGCTTTAAATTGATTCATAATTTTCGTCCGTGATTTTTCGTTTCGAAGAAGATAAGCTGCTCCAAGCGCCAGTGTTGTCATCATTGCTTTGTTTGTTGCCATGGTATGCACTCTCCTTTGTAATAAGTTTACTCTCGTACTATTCCCCGTCTCCCGAAGAATAAACAAAAAAGCAAGAATGGAAGAATTTACGCGTTCGCATGCAAAGAAGAATTTGTTTTTTAAAAGAAGGCTCGGTATACTTTTCCATGATCATACAAATAAATGAAGAATCTGTAAGCAGTTTATAATTAAAGGAAGTGTATAGATTGTCTAGTCAACTAGCAAATAAAAAGAGCCATCTGCGTGCCGATTGTGAACATTGTTTTGGCCTTTGCTGTGTGGCGCTGCCTTATGCAAAATCAGCTGATTTTGCAATGAACAAAGAGGGCGGCACCCCATGCCAAAATTTAATGGCAGATTTTTATTGTGGGATTCATCAAAACCTTAGACAAAAAGGATTCCGCGGCTGCGCTGTATATGAGTGCTTTGGGGCAGGACAGAAAGTATCGCAGGTTACATACAAAGGGGCAAGCTGGCGGGAGCATCCTGCTTCTGCAAAAGAAATGTTCGATGTGTTCCCTATTATGCAGCAGCTCCATGAAATGCTTTGTTATGTAGAAGAAGCGCTTGAATGGAAAGAAACAGCGCCGATTCACCAGGAACTGCAGGAAGCAGCCCGCGATGTAGAGGCTCTTACACAGCTAAGCCCCCAGGCGATTTTAAAGCTTGACGTACCAGTTCACAGAGCTAGGGTGAATGAGCTTCTTTTGCGTTCAAGTGCATACGTGCGGTCACAGGTCCGGTCTAAAAAGAAATCGAAAGCAGCGGGCAGAAAAGATTTCTTTGGTGCCAAATTAAAAGAAGCTGATTTAAAAGGCGCTGATTTAAGAGGAGCGCTTTTTATTGCAGCTGATTTGAGGGGAGCAGACATGAGACTGACCGACTTGATCGGTGCTGACTTCAGAGATGCTGATTTAAGAGGAGCGAATCTTACGGGAAGCATTTTTTTAACGCAGGCACAGGTGAATGCGGCTAAAGGCGACCGGTATACGAAACTGCCTGCTTCTGTACGCAAGCCGGACCACTGGCTTTAAATAGTACAGAAAAGACGCTAATACAAAAAGCGAGCCCCTTCAAACAGAAGGGGCTCATTTGATTACAAGGTTTGATGGCGGATTGAACAGAAAGGAAAAAGGATATATTGATGTTAAGCAAGAGAGACAAAGTTGTTTCTCCATCAAAATTGGAGGAATGGAACGTACAAACGAATTGTCAAAAACTATGTAAGAACGCGATTACTGCTCAAATAAAAACAAATGATAAAGGAGAAGGAAACCTCATGATAGTAGTAGAGGGAACAGTTGGGGCAGGTAAATCAACACTATCTCACTTGATCAGCGATCATTTTCACATTTCTGTTTTTGAAGAGTTGGGAAATCCAGATACAGAGAAATTGCTCGATCGTTTTTATGGAGAACGCTCCCGCTGGTCTTTCACAACGCAGATTCATTTTGCGACGGAGCGCTGGCAGATGATCAAACACATTTCTGAACAAAGATGTGGTGTTCTGGATCGTTCTATTTTCGGGGATCAGATATTCGCTAAGCTTTTAAGTGAAGACGGCAGCATGACACCGGAGGAGTATCGGATATATGAAAAACTCCTTGCCGCTATTGTTGAAACGACAAGAGCGCCTGACCTGCTGATCTATCTCCAGTGTGACACAGAAAGGGCAAAAGAACGGATTGACCATCGTGGACGAGGGCTGGAAAGCAAAGTCGAGATGCAGTACTGGGAGCGGCTGAATGAAAAATATGAAGCCTGGTATCAAGGATATCAATACTCGCCTAAGATCCTGCTTTGTGTAAATCATTTGGATTTTGCAAACAACGAGGAGGATAAGGAAAGTGTACTAGGCCTGATTGGGAAAGCTTTAAAAGATATTCAATATTTCAGCATGAAAATAGCGGAAGCTTAAATCGGACCACTGTCAACACCCATAGCGAAGCACTGTATACCGCATAGGTAAACAACTGTTAGTTCGGTTCCATCGCTCTTATTACAGCACTCACAAAGGAAATACTGACTTTTAATGGAGCATGCCGCGATGGCGGCGTTTAGAGTTTGGATAATCTCGAATGGGATAGGCAACACTTAAAACGTATTCTTTTTTTTACTTCCCCGAAAGTCACTTGCAGACGGGAAGGGTAAAATAAAGCCTTTTTGACGCGAGGGAAGAAGGAGTGAGATATGATGAAAGTCAAAGTAACATACTATCGTCTGGGCCCGAACGGCATGCCAACCAGTCCGGAGCAGCATGAAGTAGTGGAGATTAATCCAGGTCCAAGCGATGATACAGGTGAACTGGTGAATGAAGCGTTAAGTAAGAAAA
The genomic region above belongs to Domibacillus sp. DTU_2020_1001157_1_SI_ALB_TIR_016 and contains:
- a CDS encoding 6-carboxytetrahydropterin synthase; its protein translation is MILLTRKVEFSAAHSYHVPAWDEKKNKEVFGLCNNPNGHGHDYTLEVTVKGNLNPKSGIVVNITDIDRIVKGVVLEELDGKFLNREHSFFKEQIPTTENIVSYLWNELRGKFDECELQSIKLHENPFLFSQKEEKSMIQLTRKFHFSAAHRLHSDQLSDEENKMIFGKCNNPHGHGHNYILEVTVEGEADPVTGMIINLAELDEIVDQKILQKFDHKHLNLDTEEFRGLNPTAEVMTVVFWELLQPSLPSLSKIGLWETAKNYFEYHGPEKKVKNNIY
- a CDS encoding pentapeptide repeat-containing protein, with translation MSSQLANKKSHLRADCEHCFGLCCVALPYAKSADFAMNKEGGTPCQNLMADFYCGIHQNLRQKGFRGCAVYECFGAGQKVSQVTYKGASWREHPASAKEMFDVFPIMQQLHEMLCYVEEALEWKETAPIHQELQEAARDVEALTQLSPQAILKLDVPVHRARVNELLLRSSAYVRSQVRSKKKSKAAGRKDFFGAKLKEADLKGADLRGALFIAADLRGADMRLTDLIGADFRDADLRGANLTGSIFLTQAQVNAAKGDRYTKLPASVRKPDHWL
- a CDS encoding deoxynucleoside kinase, producing MIVVEGTVGAGKSTLSHLISDHFHISVFEELGNPDTEKLLDRFYGERSRWSFTTQIHFATERWQMIKHISEQRCGVLDRSIFGDQIFAKLLSEDGSMTPEEYRIYEKLLAAIVETTRAPDLLIYLQCDTERAKERIDHRGRGLESKVEMQYWERLNEKYEAWYQGYQYSPKILLCVNHLDFANNEEDKESVLGLIGKALKDIQYFSMKIAEA